A stretch of Streptomyces vietnamensis DNA encodes these proteins:
- a CDS encoding TIGR04222 domain-containing membrane protein, translating into MDFLIALVYLAGVVGIALVITRVVRTRGGTGGPVHDRYEVAFLNGGPARVVDTALAALQADGRLAIGGPGIVAVVRPTAHDPVERAVLQEHAAAPHGALHHLRLGVMRHPAVQEIGDALAARGLVVAPATRRTTARWCGALVLAAFALFPVSIVLTVIDLADSPEFRLPFVFKVAPMLFVAFITGIVCGSIAARQVTPAGRRALFEYGREHGHLADPGHLVAVHGLRALPDPVLREQLVAAARFYAPPRRNRRGRRPSPTHFSSSDPAVLGAATEWCATNSSCGGGGGSSSCSGGGSSCSSGSCSSGSCSSGSSCSSSSCGGSSSSCGSSSSCSSSSSSSSCSSSSS; encoded by the coding sequence ATGGACTTCCTCATCGCCCTCGTCTACCTGGCGGGCGTCGTCGGCATCGCCCTCGTCATCACCCGGGTCGTCCGGACGCGCGGCGGTACCGGCGGGCCCGTCCACGACCGGTACGAGGTCGCCTTCCTCAACGGCGGCCCGGCCCGCGTCGTCGACACCGCCCTCGCCGCCCTCCAGGCGGACGGCAGGCTCGCGATCGGCGGCCCCGGCATCGTCGCGGTCGTCCGCCCCACCGCGCACGACCCCGTGGAGCGGGCCGTGCTCCAGGAGCACGCCGCCGCCCCGCACGGGGCCCTGCACCACCTGCGGCTCGGCGTGATGCGGCACCCGGCGGTCCAGGAGATCGGAGACGCCCTCGCGGCGCGCGGCCTCGTCGTCGCCCCGGCGACGCGGCGGACCACGGCACGCTGGTGCGGCGCCCTCGTCCTGGCGGCCTTCGCTCTCTTCCCCGTCTCGATCGTCCTCACGGTGATCGACCTCGCCGACTCCCCCGAGTTCCGGCTGCCGTTCGTCTTCAAGGTGGCGCCGATGCTGTTCGTCGCCTTCATCACCGGCATCGTCTGCGGGTCGATCGCCGCCCGGCAGGTCACCCCGGCAGGTCGCCGTGCGCTCTTCGAGTACGGGCGGGAGCACGGCCACCTCGCGGACCCCGGCCATCTCGTGGCCGTGCACGGACTGCGGGCACTGCCGGACCCGGTGCTCCGGGAGCAGCTCGTCGCCGCCGCCCGGTTCTACGCGCCGCCGCGGAGGAACCGGCGCGGCCGGAGGCCCTCGCCGACGCACTTCTCGTCCTCGGACCCGGCCGTCCTCGGTGCGGCCACCGAGTGGTGCGCGACCAACAGCTCCTGCGGGGGCGGGGGAGGAAGCAGTTCCTGCTCGGGCGGCGGCTCGTCCTGCTCGTCCGGGTCCTGTTCCTCGGGCTCCTGCTCGTCCGGTTCCTCGTGCTCCAGCTCCAGCTGCGGCGGTTCGAGTTCCAGCTGCGGCAGCTCCAGCTCGTGTTCGAGTTCCAGCTCCAGCAGCTCGTGTTCCAGCTCCAGCAGCTGA